DNA from Aphis gossypii isolate Hap1 chromosome 3, ASM2018417v2, whole genome shotgun sequence:
ataaaaaaggaaTGTCTTACACAATTTGTAGAGTTGAAAATAGTTTGAATCGTctgaaatatgtatgtataatatatatagatttagaAATATGTAACAAGTAAAAACACTacacaatgaaataataacgtaatacaattgttaaaaaaaggtGAAATACATatggaaataataaacacatatgaaaaaatattaaatatctatgaaCCTCCTTGTATTAAACTTTACCATCGTATATCATAAGTTTatctaactatattatacagtttaatatatgtaattgcTCATAAGTAGAAGTGATATATGTAGGCAAGATTTacgtgtatacaatatacaataggcatgttttttttttacatcgaCTTGTGTATAATGTACCAACATCACGTCACATTGAAGCAAATTgtggttgttttattttgaataaagtaCTTAAATACGTGTTTTGTAGTATGTTTATGTTTTGAGCAATGgcggatataatatacatatttcatttttgtacTGTAGGATATTGGACGCGATAGTATTGCTACGTTTTGCAAGTCTATTGATGAACTTTTAAACGGGGGTATTCAAGTTGGACAGATAACAGAATTATCTGGAGCTCCAGGCTCGGGCAAAAGTCAATTAAGGTAAACGTTTATAATACTACTGTttcatgttaataaatataataaattatagatccTTGATtgactttatttttacaataatatttcagcATGCAACTCTGCGTATCCGTTCAAATACCGGTATGTTTTGAAGGACTACAAGCCGAAGCAATTTATGTCgatacaaattcaaatttttccgAACTTCGGTTAACGGGTAGGTGTATCTACTTAGTAAAACAccaaaatatactatagatttaatatgtgaacataaatctaataataacaatacatcataatatattattcattttagttgaaatttatttattcgtcttatctaatttcaaattatttttctgatataataacatttttcgaaTTGTATATCCCAgcacttgtattattatatatataacgttttaacacataaatattacatttgcgTTTTGTGTACATTTCGTCATTTCATTATTGTGATCTCACTGCAGCGCGTTATTGTCGTTACAgcgttataagtaataataaacatgacGATGATGATATCAAGTGGCTATATTAACGTCGTTGTATTTGTTTTCAGAAATGATCGACGCTTTCCTCGGCCATGTGTCTAAAGTATTATCGGGACCCATTGATTTCAAAGGAGAAGCCAATAGCGAGTTGCTAAAGAGTCTGACCACCGCTAGCATGCTGAGTAAAATACACAGGGTTCAAATGAATGACCTAAACCAGCTGTACGCTTTGTATACGACTCTCGAACGTCATCCgaacgtatatacatatagtacatattagtgttaataatgcattataaattatagaatacaatatattattgtaataatcgataattttttttcgtatacaataatatacgattgtTATCGTGATAACGCGTTCATTgacgtttattataatctttccAACGGTTATTATTACAGGTGAAATTAATCGTGGTGGACAGTTTCGTCATGCCGCTGTACCAAGTGGAAAATTCGCTGAGAAAGAATACGCTAGTCCACAGCTCACTCGGTTTATTGCAAACCATAGCTCGCGAACACGATCTCGCTGTAAGTGACAATATACAactgttgtatttatatataattaggcatataaaataatcgtcattttgtttttaatcggAACGCGTTTATGACCGCGCTTTATGACCATACATGTACACTGTACGCTGTATAGTTTGTTTTTCGCCGCACAATAGACTTTCTGTTGgtacgtataatgtatgtgctcgaaaagaaatataatagcaCAATATGACGTGGACTACTATCGTATTATCGTTTCAACTAGGCCTGCGTATTTTAAGGTGTGCGTTGCTAAAATTTATTCGAAGGTTATCGTTACGAATTTACGATGTGTAATATAGTCAGCATATATCAGGGTCAATTGTTTTCGCagaccaatataatatataactttatcgaataattgtatttaatgcaCTGTATGTAGtactgtacaaaataaatggtCAGGTCGAGATTGCAATACTGGTGTggatatcatatatattattataaatgttcgcGGCACTACGGCCTACATCCGTTGTATTACATTTACGCATTTAGTTCAACTCGGTTTGTAAGAATTTTCAGATagttttgttgtaaaaaaataagtaaactaCATTCTGtgagtttaaataattgtcgaacaattaatgaaaaacaaagcattattattgtcataaatataaaataacgcaCGCGAAGAgcgaatttaaaacttaatgcatattaatttatgcggGTTTCAGTAATCGtttgtttatgttttgaaatttttttttggtgatacttaaatgtataaaaaatataacattcattaagtaggtacactcGGATAAAGTATTATACGTCGACTTGAATAATATCGATTTCGTGTAATACATTATTCGGTGTAATTGGTATTTGGCCAGTTACAGAAAGGTGATTATTTTAAGGgggtgatataattttaaaaagcatacaattttttgatcTTTGAGATCATCCTTttgaaaaactgaaaatacatttaaatatgcaattattataacgtttttttattgcatttatttttacataacctAATATGCGTTTTTTTTGGCGAAGTTACTatacttttgattttaaattatcaatttaaatataaaacaaattataaattattattatgtatttttaatttggataaaacattctaaaatatattaaattgtacttaaaaaaaaaaaaatcaaaaa
Protein-coding regions in this window:
- the LOC114124949 gene encoding DNA repair protein RAD51 homolog 3, producing MNRPIWTLPLSKHTINKLDKLGYKCCEDLIDSLDDPEKKSTFLRKHMESESEIRDMLKTPIYKTAAELDIGRDSIATFCKSIDELLNGGIQVGQITELSGAPGSGKSQLSMQLCVSVQIPVCFEGLQAEAIYVDTNSNFSELRLTEMIDAFLGHVSKVLSGPIDFKGEANSELLKSLTTASMLSKIHRVQMNDLNQLYALYTTLERHPNVKLIVVDSFVMPLYQVENSLRKNTLVHSSLGLLQTIAREHDLAVVLTNDLTTAITENGAEVFPALGESFGHRVQYRLLLSKIPNQPNEYTALLKKSVEHGRSAARFTISSNGVRDLPTEQPQL